From Actinomyces procaprae:
CTGCCCCGCTATCGGCGGCTGGTGGAGCGCCTGGCCCGTACCGGGCTGTTGTCGGTGATCTGCGGTACGGACACTCTGGGCGTGGGCATCAACGTGCCCATCCGCTCGGTGGTGCTGACCAGCCTGGTGAAGTTCGACGGCGCCAAGGAGCGGCACCTGACCGCCCGGGAGTTCCACCAGATCGCCGGGCGGGCCGGGCGGGCGGGCTTCGACACCCACGGGTATGTGATCGTGCAGGCGCCCGAGCATGTGATCGAGAACGCGCGCGCCCTGGCCAAGGCCGGTGATGATCCGCGCAAGCGCCGTCGGATCGTGCGCAAGCAGGCGCCCGAGGGGCGCGTCAACTGGACGGACAAGACCTTCGAGCGGCTGCGCGACTCCGCCCCGGAGACGCTTACCAGCCAGTTCCAGGTGACCACCACCATGGTGCTGAACCTGATGGAGCGCGACGGCGATCCGGTGCGGGCCATGGCGCAGCTGCTGGAGCGCGTACACGAGCCGGAGGCGGTCCAGCGCCGGCACGTGCGCCGGGCCGTGGACATCTACCTCTCGCTGCGCACCGCCGGGGTGCTGGAGCACGTCTCCTCCGCCCAGGCCACAGCCGACGGCCGGCCCCGGCTGCGCCTGGCGGTGGACCTGCCCGACGAGTTCGCCCTGAACCAGCCGCTGGCCCCGTTCGCACTGGCGGCCATGGATCTGCTGAACCTGGACTCGCCCGAGCACACGCTCGACGTGGTCTCGGTGGTGGAGTCGACCCTGGACGATCCGCGGCCGCTGCTGTACGCCCAGCAGCGGCAGGCCCGCGGCGAGGCGGTGGCCGCCATGAAGGCCGAGGGCATGGACTACGAGGAGCGCATGGCGGCCCTGGAGGACATCACCTGGCCGCAGCCGCTGGCGGACCTGCTGACTCCGGCGCTGGAGATGTATAAGCAGTCCAACCCGTGGGCGGCCGAGTACGAGCTGAGCCCGAAGTCGGTGGTGCGGGACATGGTGGAGAGCGCCATGACCTTCTCCGACCTGATCTCCCGCTACGACCTGGGCCGCAGCGAGGGGGTGGTGCTGCGCTATCTGACCGACGCCTACCGGGCGCTGCGGCAGGTGGTGCCCGAGGAGCACCGCACCGAGGAGGTGGAGCAACTGACCGACTGGCTGGGCGACCTGGTGCGCGCCGTGGACTCCTCCCTGCTGGACGAGTGGGAGGCGCTGGGTGCCGCCCAGGCCGGTCACGCCCAGGAGGGCGCGGCACTGCGGGAGCGGGAGGCCGCCGACGGCGCGGCCGGGGCCGAGCGTGCCTTCGGGGCCGACGCCGACGGCAGGCTGCCCTTCACCCGCAACCGGCACGCCTTCCGCGTGGCGGTGCGCCGGGAGATGTTCCGCCGCGTGGAGCTCATGGCGCGCGACGACGTCGAGGGGCTGGGACGGCTGGATGCCGCCTCCGGCTGGGGCGAGGACCGGTGGGATGAGGCGCTGGGCCGCTACTGGGACGAGTACGACTGGATCAGCACGGATACACCGGCCCGGGCCGTGGCGCTGGCGCCCCTGGATGAGGCGCCGGACGACGTCGCCCTGGCAGACGCCGGGGTGTCGGAGCGGCTGCGTGAGGCCCTGGCCGGCTCGGGGCGGCGCGT
This genomic window contains:
- a CDS encoding DEAD/DEAH box helicase, coding for MPASTAPALNVMLDALIPADDPERVPEPEEVYVAFAEWAESTGRPLYPHQDEALSQILSGRHVIAATPTGSGKSMIALAAHTASLARGGRSYYTAPLKALVSEKFFELVGLFGADNVGMVTGDTAINAAAPIICCTAEILANQSLREGEALDVDTVVMDEFHYYADPQRGWAWQVPLLELPQAQMVLLSATLGDVSFFVRDLRERTGREVAVVDDAVRPVPLEWEYAIEPIGDLLQRLVEQDKAPVYVVHFSQKEAVERASALLSVDLGAKKRKEELAAAIGDFRFGPGFGRTLSRLLRSGIGVHHAGMLPRYRRLVERLARTGLLSVICGTDTLGVGINVPIRSVVLTSLVKFDGAKERHLTAREFHQIAGRAGRAGFDTHGYVIVQAPEHVIENARALAKAGDDPRKRRRIVRKQAPEGRVNWTDKTFERLRDSAPETLTSQFQVTTTMVLNLMERDGDPVRAMAQLLERVHEPEAVQRRHVRRAVDIYLSLRTAGVLEHVSSAQATADGRPRLRLAVDLPDEFALNQPLAPFALAAMDLLNLDSPEHTLDVVSVVESTLDDPRPLLYAQQRQARGEAVAAMKAEGMDYEERMAALEDITWPQPLADLLTPALEMYKQSNPWAAEYELSPKSVVRDMVESAMTFSDLISRYDLGRSEGVVLRYLTDAYRALRQVVPEEHRTEEVEQLTDWLGDLVRAVDSSLLDEWEALGAAQAGHAQEGAALREREAADGAAGAERAFGADADGRLPFTRNRHAFRVAVRREMFRRVELMARDDVEGLGRLDAASGWGEDRWDEALGRYWDEYDWISTDTPARAVALAPLDEAPDDVALADAGVSERLREALAGSGRRVWLATQILEDSAGDHDWRLTALVDLAECDQAGAAVVHLLKVGPQN